The region AACTTCCCGACAGCCACTTCATAGTCATTACGTGTGTCGATCACGAGCACTTCAGGATCACTAATCACATCATTCCATTGCTCAGGACTCACATAAGTGCCCACTTGTTTGACAGGTGAAACATCCGGCACACCCATGGTCACGATCTCTTTTTTTAATTTCACTTTCATTCGATAGAAAGGCTGATCGTTATTATAAGACTCTTTTAAGCTAATGCCGTCGAAGCGATCATCACGACCAAACCAATCAAGCAAAGAGTCAACCCCATTACGACACCCTGAGACTGTACCGTTAATCCCTTCTGAGGCAAGTAAAATACTGCCCTTTATTCCCTGTGATTGACACAGTTGCAATAATGGCGATTTAAGCTCACGGTAATCATCAAGCGCGGTAAAATGGTAGAAAGCAACGATAACAGTGTTCATAGCTAACCAAGAAAGAGATAATGCCCCATTATAAAACACTTGAACTGGACAAGCAGCCTCTACGGAGAATCGATGGCAACGAATGCAAATAAAAAACGCTGTGCTTGGGCAGAAGGTAAACCACCCTATTACATTGACTACCATGACAAAGAATGGGGTAAGCCGGTAAAACACGAGGCGGATCATTTCGAGCTATTGTGCTTAGAAGGCGCGCAAGCGGGTTTGAGCTGGGACACCGTGCTGCAAAAGCGTGAACGTTATCGTGAGGTATTCCACCACTTCGATGTTGAGCGCTGCGTGAACTTGACCGATGCCTATCTCGAAAAGCTATTAAAAGACCCCGGTATTATTCGTAATCGTTTAAAGGTCTATTCTGTTCGCAGCAATGCTGTCGCATTTCAATCGATTCAAGCTGAATTCGGTTCATTTAACCGCTATATTTGGCAGATGGTGGATGACACGCCCATCATAAATCACTGGCGCGATATCACGCAGGTACCTGCAACCAGTGAAATCAGTGACCAGCTCTCGAAACAACTGAAAAAATACGGCTTCAAGTTTGTCGGCAGCACCATACTCTATGCCTACTTGCAAGCAACAGGTCTTGTTGTCGATCATACTACCGATTGTCATTGGCACCCAGATAACCCGCACTATGCTGACTAGCCTGCTGTTAACTGGGCAACTCACTCAAAGGTGCGTCAAGATCAATTGTGCAGGAAAGTACTACATAATGTGTGCTAGGGTGCGACAAACAATAATACCCACCCATAGGCTATGGACTCTATAAAAGTACTACTCGATCCACTAGAAAGCTTTTTTG is a window of Gammaproteobacteria bacterium DNA encoding:
- a CDS encoding DNA-3-methyladenine glycosylase I; amino-acid sequence: MATNANKKRCAWAEGKPPYYIDYHDKEWGKPVKHEADHFELLCLEGAQAGLSWDTVLQKRERYREVFHHFDVERCVNLTDAYLEKLLKDPGIIRNRLKVYSVRSNAVAFQSIQAEFGSFNRYIWQMVDDTPIINHWRDITQVPATSEISDQLSKQLKKYGFKFVGSTILYAYLQATGLVVDHTTDCHWHPDNPHYAD